The proteins below are encoded in one region of Corynebacterium felinum:
- a CDS encoding DUF3054 domain-containing protein, which translates to MKTLFKDILATFVFAVLARLAHGGLSVPAVLDTWWPFALGALAAGAVIFAFGHDGTTWRSGVIVWGLCAVVGLKIWAFRHGEIPHISFIIVATIMSGLLILGWRGVERLLAKRT; encoded by the coding sequence ATGAAAACACTGTTTAAAGACATCCTGGCCACCTTCGTCTTTGCCGTTCTCGCCCGACTTGCCCACGGCGGGCTCAGTGTTCCCGCAGTGCTGGACACCTGGTGGCCTTTTGCCCTTGGCGCACTCGCAGCCGGCGCTGTTATTTTCGCATTTGGCCACGATGGCACCACCTGGCGTTCCGGTGTGATTGTGTGGGGTCTTTGCGCTGTGGTGGGCTTGAAAATCTGGGCGTTTCGCCACGGCGAAATCCCCCACATTTCCTTCATCATCGTCGCAACCATCATGTCCGGCCTGCTGATTCTTGGCTGGCGTGGGGTGGAAAGACTCCTTGCCAAAAGGACCTAA
- a CDS encoding ADP-ribosylglycohydrolase family protein, whose amino-acid sequence MNTTAQTAHNATSTDTDTDAATQDRCVGALVGLAVGDALGAPVEFMHRDRFPAITGMTSGGKFNLPAGTWTDDTSMALCIARSLIETSTFDLANQLDRYLAWRDEGYLSSTGRCFGIGQQTLKALGDYHLNRTIHRNPHKNWRSGNGSLMRLAPVAMAYHPNLGETARTCAASSITTHPARDCIEACATYGVLIAGAIHGWDKNTLLTTAHHLATHVHTSELATILRGSYATKPRAEISSSGYVLHTLEAALWAFAHTNTFEEGACAAANLGDDADTVTAVYGQLAGAHYGAHTIPTSWTHQLHNHQLIRTTAHELSQLAGKIPVATSSKEHCGHINWDLNQIPQTTH is encoded by the coding sequence ATGAACACCACAGCACAAACCGCACACAACGCCACCAGCACGGACACTGATACTGACGCCGCCACCCAGGATCGCTGCGTAGGGGCGCTAGTCGGACTCGCAGTCGGCGATGCACTCGGCGCACCCGTCGAATTCATGCACCGCGACCGCTTCCCCGCAATCACCGGAATGACCAGCGGCGGAAAATTCAACCTCCCCGCCGGAACCTGGACCGACGACACCTCCATGGCACTATGCATCGCACGCAGCCTCATCGAAACCTCCACATTCGACCTAGCCAACCAACTCGACCGCTACCTCGCATGGCGCGACGAAGGATACCTCAGCAGCACCGGACGATGCTTCGGCATCGGGCAGCAAACACTTAAAGCACTCGGCGACTACCACCTCAACCGCACAATACACCGCAACCCACACAAAAACTGGCGCTCCGGCAACGGCTCCCTCATGCGCCTAGCACCCGTGGCCATGGCCTACCACCCCAACCTTGGGGAAACCGCACGCACCTGCGCGGCAAGCTCTATAACCACCCACCCCGCCCGTGACTGCATTGAAGCCTGCGCCACCTACGGCGTCCTCATCGCCGGAGCAATCCACGGCTGGGACAAAAACACCCTCTTAACTACCGCACACCACCTCGCCACACACGTACATACCAGCGAACTTGCAACCATCCTGCGCGGTAGCTACGCCACAAAACCACGCGCCGAAATCTCCTCCTCCGGCTACGTCCTGCACACCCTCGAAGCCGCACTCTGGGCCTTTGCCCACACCAACACCTTCGAAGAAGGAGCCTGCGCCGCAGCAAACCTCGGCGACGACGCCGACACAGTCACAGCCGTCTACGGCCAACTCGCCGGTGCACACTACGGGGCCCACACCATCCCCACCAGCTGGACACACCAACTACACAACCACCAACTGATCCGCACAACAGCCCACGAACTCTCCCAACTGGCAGGAAAAATACCAGTGGCCACAAGCTCCAAAGAACACTGTGGCCACATCAACTGGGACTTAAACCAGATACCTCAAACTACGCATTAA
- the pepN gene encoding aminopeptidase N, whose protein sequence is MSNANLTYLHAQARTQALTVDSHSIHLDISEAENSPTFQATSTITVRSTSCDIVLDYLGESVDTVEVQGVAHSVDFDGAHIRLTLPDHDPDTTYVVKVSGHSSYSRSGQGLHRFTDPSDNATYVYSHLEPSDARRVFPCFDQPDLKARFHVSMTVPDGWVALSNQPETHVKAHTHFFAPTPPLSTYLTAFAAGPYVATYDTWTSPAGLSVELGVWVRASMAEFVDAEILEITKQGMDFFDAHYGFEYPWGKYDSIFVPEYNLGAMENPGLVTFTESYIFRSHATDAQHAGRANTILHEMSHMWFGDLVTPRWWDDLWLKESFAEFMGADASVAATRFRSAWVNFAGVRKNWAYMQDQLPTTHPIKADIPDVDAARQNFDGITYAKGAAVLKQLVHFVGRDNFYAAAREYFRTYAFSCATFDDFLQIVKKFSEHDLDEWARKWLLTCGPDRLSPRIELVDGYIHSLHIDQVADTPRPHRLTVSLWNKHGSQLLRSQEFDVTVHGQGALVAEATGCVAPDVVLVNDYDHTYAVVGFDARSLDTLAECLSEISDELSRAVVWTSLWNMTRDAQLDVARFVQIAVDHGAAESNPSISTQIFGNAVFAASNFLPPAARGPVCADLAAKLWALVHSSHPGSDVQLVLLRAFIAAATVAGEQFASDLRGVLSGAVAGVTVDADVRWRVFIALSAMGQCSVDELDQERVADHTLDGQVRYLQARYSVPELGVKDEIFDLVMQPGAYSNDEVDALISAYNAPVADAEVDHCARFFQWVETIWSQHPIEIANRLIRGLFPKQPESDQLCEQLLARPLPGALSRVLLECQDHLRRSVRAQRFNA, encoded by the coding sequence ATGAGCAACGCGAACTTAACGTATCTTCATGCACAGGCGCGCACCCAGGCGCTCACGGTTGATTCCCACAGCATTCACCTCGATATCAGTGAGGCGGAAAACTCACCTACATTCCAAGCAACGTCGACCATCACTGTGCGTAGCACCAGCTGCGATATTGTGCTCGACTACCTCGGTGAATCCGTGGATACGGTCGAGGTTCAGGGGGTTGCGCACAGCGTTGATTTTGATGGTGCGCATATCCGCCTTACCTTGCCCGACCATGATCCTGACACCACCTATGTTGTGAAGGTCAGTGGGCATTCTTCCTACTCGCGTTCGGGTCAGGGTTTGCACCGTTTCACCGACCCCAGCGACAATGCCACCTATGTGTATTCCCACCTCGAGCCCTCTGATGCGCGGCGGGTTTTCCCGTGTTTTGATCAGCCGGATCTTAAGGCGCGTTTTCATGTGTCGATGACAGTTCCTGACGGGTGGGTGGCGTTAAGTAATCAACCAGAAACTCATGTCAAGGCGCACACTCATTTCTTCGCCCCGACCCCACCGCTGTCGACTTACCTGACTGCTTTTGCGGCAGGTCCTTATGTTGCTACTTATGATACGTGGACGTCACCGGCTGGGCTTTCTGTGGAGCTTGGGGTGTGGGTGCGTGCTTCCATGGCGGAGTTTGTGGATGCTGAAATTTTAGAAATTACCAAGCAGGGCATGGATTTCTTCGATGCCCACTATGGTTTTGAATATCCGTGGGGTAAGTACGATTCCATTTTCGTTCCCGAATACAATCTTGGTGCGATGGAAAACCCTGGTCTGGTCACGTTCACTGAGTCCTATATTTTCCGTTCTCATGCTACTGATGCGCAGCATGCTGGTCGTGCGAATACGATTCTGCACGAAATGAGCCATATGTGGTTCGGTGATCTTGTTACCCCACGCTGGTGGGATGATTTGTGGTTGAAGGAGTCGTTTGCTGAGTTCATGGGGGCTGATGCTTCTGTGGCTGCGACCCGTTTCCGTTCTGCTTGGGTGAATTTTGCTGGTGTGCGCAAAAACTGGGCGTATATGCAGGATCAGTTGCCCACGACGCACCCTATTAAGGCGGATATCCCTGATGTGGATGCTGCCCGCCAGAATTTTGATGGCATTACTTACGCTAAGGGTGCGGCTGTGTTGAAGCAGTTGGTGCATTTTGTGGGGCGCGATAATTTTTACGCGGCTGCCCGCGAGTATTTCCGCACGTATGCGTTTTCGTGCGCAACTTTCGATGATTTTTTGCAGATTGTGAAGAAGTTTTCGGAGCATGATTTGGATGAGTGGGCGCGTAAGTGGTTGCTTACGTGTGGCCCTGATCGTTTATCGCCGCGCATTGAGCTTGTCGACGGCTATATCCACTCGCTGCATATCGATCAGGTGGCGGATACTCCTCGCCCGCATCGGTTGACTGTTTCGTTGTGGAATAAGCATGGCTCCCAGTTGTTGCGTTCGCAGGAATTCGATGTGACTGTGCATGGGCAGGGTGCGTTGGTTGCTGAGGCCACAGGGTGTGTTGCCCCTGATGTGGTGTTGGTGAATGATTATGACCACACTTATGCTGTTGTTGGTTTTGATGCCCGTTCGCTGGATACTCTTGCTGAATGTCTTTCGGAGATCAGTGATGAGCTTTCGCGGGCTGTGGTGTGGACGTCGCTGTGGAATATGACTCGTGATGCGCAGTTGGATGTTGCACGCTTTGTGCAGATCGCGGTTGATCACGGTGCGGCTGAGTCTAATCCGAGTATTTCTACCCAGATTTTTGGCAATGCGGTTTTTGCCGCTAGTAATTTTTTGCCTCCTGCTGCCCGTGGGCCTGTGTGTGCGGATCTTGCTGCAAAGTTGTGGGCGTTGGTGCATAGCTCTCACCCTGGTTCTGATGTTCAGCTTGTGCTGCTGCGTGCTTTTATTGCGGCGGCTACTGTGGCTGGCGAGCAGTTCGCTTCGGATCTGCGCGGTGTTCTTTCCGGCGCGGTGGCCGGTGTGACGGTGGATGCTGATGTGCGTTGGCGTGTGTTTATTGCTTTGTCGGCGATGGGCCAGTGCAGTGTGGATGAGCTGGATCAGGAGCGTGTGGCTGATCATACGTTGGATGGGCAGGTGCGTTATCTTCAGGCGCGCTATAGTGTGCCTGAGCTGGGGGTCAAGGATGAGATTTTTGATCTTGTGATGCAGCCTGGCGCTTATTCCAATGATGAGGTGGATGCGTTGATTTCTGCGTATAACGCCCCTGTCGCTGATGCTGAGGTGGATCATTGTGCCCGCTTTTTCCAGTGGGTGGAAACCATCTGGTCGCAGCATCCTATTGAGATTGCTAACCGACTGATTCGGGGGTTGTTCCCGAAGCAACCGGAGTCTGATCAGCTGTGCGAACAATTGCTTGCCCGCCCGCTACCCGGCGCGCTTTCGCGTGTGTTGTTGGAGTGTCAGGATCATCTGCGCCGGAGTGTGCGTGCGCAGCGGTTTAATGCGTAG
- a CDS encoding DUF559 domain-containing protein, translating into MHVALPGRMKPPAKNQRSPYVSYTSRLLPEEDIVEENGVRVTKISRTFVDLVAKEEDEDIAITFIEAAFTQGRITKIQAYADIKSMPSIAGKPRALELLKTAKEGSESLYETKARRLIERVLDRIPEITSVEIQVPVNQYRIDIVVNGFIGIEIDGRAKTRNNYHALEDERYREKIIQNLGYIIMRFRPEEVDPSLSRADIPNLDPLDHPMIYQLRTLLKNHHKRAAHLAVKQR; encoded by the coding sequence GTGCATGTCGCACTGCCTGGGAGGATGAAACCTCCGGCGAAAAACCAGCGCAGTCCCTATGTCTCATACACTTCTAGGCTGTTGCCGGAAGAGGACATTGTGGAAGAAAACGGTGTCCGTGTGACAAAAATTTCCCGTACATTCGTGGATCTGGTAGCTAAAGAAGAAGACGAAGATATCGCCATAACTTTTATCGAGGCAGCGTTTACACAAGGGCGTATCACGAAAATCCAAGCCTATGCCGACATCAAATCTATGCCGAGCATCGCGGGTAAACCCCGAGCCTTGGAGTTGTTGAAAACCGCGAAAGAAGGAAGTGAAAGCCTTTATGAGACTAAAGCCCGCCGGTTGATTGAACGTGTACTTGACCGCATTCCAGAAATAACCAGCGTAGAAATTCAAGTACCTGTTAATCAATACCGGATCGATATTGTGGTTAACGGTTTCATAGGGATAGAAATCGACGGGCGGGCTAAGACCCGTAACAACTACCATGCGCTTGAAGATGAACGTTATCGGGAAAAAATTATCCAAAACCTCGGCTACATCATCATGCGCTTCCGACCAGAGGAAGTAGATCCCAGCCTGAGTAGAGCCGATATCCCCAACCTTGATCCCCTTGATCACCCGATGATCTATCAGCTACGAACACTATTAAAAAACCACCACAAACGTGCGGCGCACCTAGCGGTAAAACAAAGGTAG
- a CDS encoding MMPL family transporter: protein MFNRLGDGAFRFRKILPLVILAAIVGLHLMFGVTLADKMSQEGWDDPGSSSTQAAKIELDTFGRDNSGDVIMLFSDTTNPGGIEQSPHFAEIQGFLTALKEQYPDQIDSVTSFFDKRNPKLKSADSTTAFAAIALKGDSEQTLKDFRTIQPSLLEAKLLHSDIDVEIAGATAVADALDAGMAGDIKRAELYALPAVGLMLLFVFGSVVAAAMPLIVGGLSILGSLSMLAILAGFTQVNVFAQSVVTLLGLGLAIDYGLFMVSRFREELDRISATAVDDRASAPTQALSTEDIRNAVRITTATAGKTVVFSAAMVAVALSGLLIFPQAFLKSVAYGAISAVGLAALLSVTLLPALFALLGTKIDFLTIRRSSRRARSIESTWWYRIPAFAMKRAGLVTIALVAGLLALTLPLAGVKFGGINETYLPPSHEVRSAQTTFNEQFPEFRTEPIKLVVTGATNDQLVAIFQQANHITGLSSRFAPSSPTSDGTTVLSAGISDRSLHEEVVDQLRTINAPEGVNLYIGGTPALEVESIEALFAKLPWMALYIVLATFLLMALVFGSLILPAKAIIMTILGMGATLGILTAMFVDGIGAELFHFTPGPLMSPVLVLIMAIVYGLSTDYEVFLVSRMVEARDHGASTDEAIKAGTAHTGGIITAAALIMIVVCGAFGFSDIIMMKYIAFGMIFALIFDATIIRMLLVPAVMHLLREDNWWAPNFITRASALLGHNSAPTDAHSVPSTPRRDDADTVSAPVNGVDTQHGSIRDKDASTVTMALFPSIDNRTHSLADEKQPQRAENVSPVTLVVPAPAPATKMDSSNAMTPNVADATAKEIPVDDETPIHEANIIDPRAAGRSGRLAAEDNELVPFAELLKRLKDEG, encoded by the coding sequence ATGTTTAACCGCCTGGGTGATGGGGCTTTTCGCTTCCGCAAAATTCTGCCCCTTGTGATTCTGGCCGCCATCGTAGGTCTCCATCTCATGTTCGGGGTCACGCTTGCGGACAAGATGAGCCAGGAAGGCTGGGACGATCCCGGTTCTTCCTCCACTCAAGCAGCAAAGATCGAACTCGACACCTTCGGACGTGACAACTCCGGCGATGTGATCATGCTGTTTAGTGACACCACCAACCCCGGCGGGATTGAACAATCTCCCCATTTTGCCGAAATCCAGGGTTTTCTCACAGCGCTCAAAGAGCAGTATCCGGATCAGATTGATTCGGTGACCAGTTTTTTTGATAAGCGCAACCCGAAGCTGAAATCTGCAGACAGCACCACCGCTTTTGCCGCGATCGCACTCAAAGGCGACAGTGAGCAAACCCTCAAAGACTTCCGCACCATCCAGCCCTCCCTGCTTGAAGCGAAGTTACTGCACAGCGACATTGACGTTGAGATCGCCGGGGCGACCGCAGTAGCTGATGCGCTGGACGCCGGCATGGCAGGTGACATTAAACGCGCTGAGCTCTACGCCCTGCCCGCCGTGGGCTTAATGCTGCTGTTTGTTTTCGGCTCCGTCGTGGCCGCCGCCATGCCGCTGATCGTGGGCGGACTGTCAATCCTCGGTTCGCTGTCCATGCTGGCAATTCTGGCTGGTTTCACCCAAGTAAACGTCTTTGCCCAGTCTGTGGTGACTTTGCTGGGCTTAGGTCTTGCCATCGACTACGGATTGTTCATGGTCTCGCGCTTCCGCGAAGAACTCGACCGCATCAGCGCCACCGCAGTCGATGATCGCGCCAGCGCACCCACGCAGGCCCTAAGCACGGAAGATATCCGCAACGCGGTGCGTATCACCACCGCCACGGCCGGTAAAACCGTGGTCTTTTCCGCCGCAATGGTCGCCGTCGCATTGTCAGGGCTTTTGATCTTCCCCCAAGCATTCCTCAAGTCTGTTGCTTATGGTGCCATTAGCGCTGTGGGCTTGGCTGCACTGCTTTCGGTGACCCTGCTGCCCGCCTTGTTCGCACTGTTGGGCACGAAGATTGATTTCCTCACCATTCGCCGCAGCAGCCGCCGCGCCCGCAGCATCGAATCCACCTGGTGGTACCGGATTCCTGCCTTCGCCATGAAACGCGCGGGTCTGGTCACCATCGCCTTGGTGGCCGGTTTACTCGCGCTAACGCTGCCACTCGCGGGAGTGAAATTTGGTGGCATCAACGAAACCTACCTCCCCCCATCGCATGAGGTACGCAGCGCCCAAACCACATTCAACGAGCAGTTCCCAGAGTTTCGCACCGAACCCATCAAACTGGTGGTCACGGGTGCGACGAACGATCAGCTCGTCGCTATTTTCCAGCAAGCCAACCACATCACAGGGCTCAGTTCACGTTTCGCCCCTTCCTCCCCCACCAGCGATGGCACTACAGTACTCTCAGCGGGTATCAGCGACCGCAGCTTGCATGAGGAAGTCGTTGACCAGCTGCGCACCATTAACGCCCCTGAAGGTGTGAACCTGTATATCGGCGGCACCCCAGCGCTGGAGGTGGAGTCAATTGAGGCACTGTTTGCCAAGCTCCCCTGGATGGCCCTATACATTGTGCTGGCAACATTCCTGCTGATGGCCCTAGTCTTCGGTTCGCTGATTCTTCCCGCCAAGGCAATCATTATGACAATTCTGGGCATGGGCGCAACCTTGGGCATTCTCACCGCCATGTTCGTCGACGGCATCGGCGCCGAACTTTTCCACTTCACCCCCGGCCCACTGATGAGCCCCGTACTGGTGTTGATCATGGCAATTGTGTACGGGCTCAGCACCGACTACGAAGTGTTCTTAGTCTCGCGCATGGTCGAAGCCCGCGATCACGGCGCAAGCACAGACGAGGCAATTAAAGCAGGCACCGCCCACACCGGCGGCATCATCACTGCCGCCGCACTCATCATGATCGTGGTCTGTGGGGCCTTCGGTTTCTCCGACATCATCATGATGAAATACATTGCCTTCGGCATGATTTTCGCCCTCATCTTCGACGCCACCATCATCCGCATGCTGCTCGTGCCCGCCGTGATGCATCTTCTCCGCGAAGACAACTGGTGGGCACCGAACTTTATCACACGCGCATCCGCACTCCTTGGGCACAACTCCGCACCAACTGACGCGCACTCCGTTCCCAGCACCCCACGCCGTGACGACGCCGACACCGTGTCTGCACCTGTTAACGGCGTCGATACGCAGCACGGCAGCATAAGGGACAAGGACGCAAGTACTGTCACCATGGCCTTGTTCCCCAGCATCGACAACCGCACACACAGCCTCGCCGATGAGAAACAGCCACAGCGCGCTGAAAATGTTAGCCCCGTTACTTTAGTTGTTCCCGCCCCTGCACCCGCGACTAAGATGGACTCCTCAAACGCGATGACCCCCAACGTTGCCGACGCAACAGCTAAGGAAATCCCAGTGGACGACGAAACCCCGATTCACGAGGCCAACATTATCGACCCCCGCGCCGCAGGACGCAGCGGACGCCTAGCCGCGGAAGACAACGAGCTCGTTCCCTTCGCCGAACTGCTCAAACGCCTCAAGGATGAAGGATAA
- a CDS encoding DUF2283 domain-containing protein, translating to MNYRDERKSLRFTFDPEADASYLYLTNEGTAASQTVIDTDRGIVILDHDKHGRILGIEILGATAMLPEEWELTQQ from the coding sequence ATGAACTACCGTGACGAACGAAAAAGCTTAAGATTTACCTTCGACCCCGAAGCCGACGCCTCCTACCTCTACCTCACCAATGAAGGCACAGCGGCGAGTCAAACGGTCATCGACACCGACCGCGGCATAGTAATTCTCGACCACGACAAACACGGGCGCATTCTCGGCATCGAAATTCTCGGCGCAACCGCCATGCTCCCTGAAGAATGGGAACTCACACAGCAATGA
- a CDS encoding AlbA family DNA-binding domain-containing protein, which yields MSAASRKHTCPKPVWAALEAIRRGETADATESETLEFKEDPTFNPRSTNPQQAVIDKIIEAAVCLANGTHAPTYIVVGVADKIPGVTAIKGTDINPTQLHHTIANKTQPPLTVHIQPLNYCDRRLLIIEIPATTSCHSTTEGKILRREGKQCIRLNNNEDKQ from the coding sequence ATGTCAGCAGCATCCCGCAAGCACACCTGCCCCAAACCCGTGTGGGCTGCACTTGAAGCAATCAGGCGGGGTGAAACCGCGGACGCCACCGAATCAGAAACACTCGAATTCAAAGAAGACCCCACCTTCAACCCCCGCTCCACAAACCCCCAACAAGCTGTCATCGACAAAATCATCGAAGCCGCAGTCTGCCTCGCCAACGGCACACACGCACCCACCTACATCGTGGTTGGAGTCGCCGACAAAATCCCCGGAGTCACCGCAATCAAAGGCACCGACATCAACCCCACACAGCTACACCACACAATCGCCAACAAAACCCAACCCCCACTCACAGTGCACATACAGCCACTCAACTACTGCGACCGACGCCTACTCATCATCGAAATACCAGCCACCACCAGCTGCCACAGCACCACAGAAGGGAAAATACTCCGCCGCGAAGGCAAACAATGCATCCGCCTCAACAACAACGAAGACAAACAATGA
- a CDS encoding lysylphosphatidylglycerol synthase transmembrane domain-containing protein: protein MKDKTLLGNKWVRFFGPLAIMALAAFLLRDKMPFLATGMSEMLRARPGGLIASFIAVALSMWAMAEVMRRLLNAGGYAIKPVDTLALTFIANSWSSTFPGGAAISTVYQFRTMRTWAVSVMVSSWFIMLSGALSTVWLIALGLISIFFLGASFSLTPLIGSAIILIGLALLVWWAANNPQPSSRFVIRILHGAGKVLRKDFSAQQESLKKHFFQLDAVRLSPTQFLIVALLSLSNWVLDILALWLCVGAVTGIYPAFEWPENHTTVLGITLAFVTAKIVGSAQITPAGVGPVEAAMTASLVAVGMTASSAFGVVFVYRIISFAFITIIGWLWYFVSVARGGMRAQEA from the coding sequence ATGAAGGATAAAACCCTGCTTGGCAATAAATGGGTCAGGTTTTTCGGGCCGCTCGCCATCATGGCGCTGGCGGCCTTTCTCCTACGCGACAAAATGCCCTTCCTGGCCACCGGCATGTCCGAAATGCTACGCGCACGCCCCGGCGGACTCATCGCCTCCTTCATCGCCGTTGCGCTGAGCATGTGGGCCATGGCCGAAGTGATGCGTCGCCTGCTCAACGCCGGCGGGTACGCCATCAAACCAGTAGACACTCTCGCCCTGACCTTCATCGCCAACTCGTGGTCTTCCACCTTCCCCGGCGGGGCAGCGATTTCCACCGTCTACCAGTTCCGCACCATGCGCACCTGGGCTGTGTCCGTGATGGTCAGTTCCTGGTTCATCATGCTGTCTGGCGCACTGTCAACCGTGTGGCTGATCGCTCTCGGATTAATCTCCATTTTCTTTCTTGGTGCAAGTTTTTCCCTCACACCCCTGATCGGCTCGGCCATCATCCTCATCGGGTTGGCACTCCTCGTATGGTGGGCTGCCAATAATCCACAGCCCTCTTCCCGCTTCGTAATCCGTATTCTCCACGGTGCAGGGAAAGTGCTGCGCAAGGACTTCTCAGCTCAGCAAGAATCCCTCAAGAAGCACTTTTTTCAGCTCGACGCCGTTCGGCTAAGCCCCACCCAATTCCTCATTGTGGCACTGCTTTCGCTATCTAACTGGGTACTCGATATCCTCGCCCTCTGGTTGTGCGTGGGTGCAGTCACCGGCATCTACCCTGCCTTTGAGTGGCCGGAAAACCACACCACCGTCCTTGGCATCACTCTTGCGTTTGTCACCGCAAAAATCGTTGGCTCCGCCCAAATCACCCCTGCTGGCGTGGGCCCTGTGGAAGCCGCCATGACCGCAAGCCTCGTGGCTGTCGGTATGACCGCTTCCAGTGCCTTCGGCGTAGTATTTGTGTACCGGATTATTTCCTTCGCCTTTATCACCATCATTGGGTGGCTGTGGTACTTCGTCTCCGTCGCCCGCGGTGGAATGCGGGCTCAAGAAGCCTAA
- a CDS encoding RNA-binding domain-containing protein, producing the protein MATQGFGSQHETIILDALKKIEQGATADSVESEFLEFKEDRAHDPQAKNSRADLIEKVIDEVVCFANSDHAWGYVVIGVADKVPGREAFTGTDMDETDVRDKVFARTKPNLRVEVEPLVFAEKRLLIVTIPEALTLYTRAKGQASKRVGTRCVPLSQEERQAIVYARANPDYMAKNSTHTVEEISLDVVNEARRLLANRRKASGIDPAVPETARGLLRELGLINQNERLRKAADILLLPPPPPLITVRHLWRPFPGADPHVTEIAEPIISALPHIQRLIARYSEQDVKRVRLDGGQEIAIPRLPKEAVDEIITNALVHRDWLSSQPIVVDQSPRVLKVWSPGSLPVGVDKDRLLTTQSVPRNATLMAAMRALGLVEESSRGFDRVWASMIRTGRDVPEVDVTDVSVEVIIPSGTPDTDFVAALLRFDEEFGEMMNSVNVLIVLWHLWEAPIITEKQVMEKTQTAKTEAKELMAALCEYGLTQQIRDAREWVLSEKSRRIMGKTEGKTLASVSIGEWLLSQLSDGASISAAEAAEEIGVDRKEITEHLRYLRTLGRARIDPHGPQRGSATRWIAGS; encoded by the coding sequence ATGGCTACACAAGGATTTGGTTCACAGCATGAGACGATCATTCTTGATGCTCTAAAAAAGATTGAACAAGGCGCGACAGCCGATTCTGTAGAGTCAGAATTCTTGGAGTTTAAAGAAGACCGAGCCCATGACCCACAGGCTAAAAACTCACGCGCGGATCTGATTGAAAAAGTCATCGACGAGGTCGTCTGTTTCGCCAATAGCGACCATGCGTGGGGCTACGTTGTCATTGGAGTAGCCGACAAAGTTCCAGGCAGGGAAGCTTTTACTGGCACGGATATGGACGAGACTGATGTGCGCGACAAAGTCTTTGCTAGAACTAAGCCCAATTTGCGAGTCGAAGTCGAACCACTCGTGTTTGCTGAGAAACGCCTCTTAATAGTGACAATTCCTGAGGCACTCACACTCTATACCCGCGCTAAAGGACAAGCGTCAAAGAGAGTAGGGACTAGGTGTGTACCACTGTCGCAAGAAGAAAGACAAGCAATTGTCTATGCGCGTGCAAATCCGGACTACATGGCGAAGAACTCCACTCATACGGTCGAAGAAATTAGCCTCGACGTTGTTAATGAGGCGCGACGGCTACTGGCTAACCGCCGAAAGGCAAGCGGCATTGATCCAGCAGTACCTGAAACAGCACGTGGGCTCTTGCGTGAACTGGGTCTGATCAATCAAAATGAAAGGCTGCGTAAAGCAGCAGACATACTCCTTCTTCCGCCGCCACCACCACTTATCACTGTTCGACACCTGTGGCGACCTTTTCCTGGTGCAGACCCGCACGTCACCGAAATAGCTGAGCCGATCATTAGTGCTCTGCCACACATACAACGGTTGATCGCACGCTATTCGGAACAAGACGTGAAAAGAGTGCGTCTTGACGGAGGGCAAGAAATCGCAATACCCCGGCTACCAAAAGAAGCGGTTGACGAGATAATTACCAATGCCCTCGTGCATCGTGATTGGCTCAGCAGCCAACCAATTGTGGTCGATCAATCACCACGCGTGCTCAAAGTATGGTCGCCTGGTTCTTTGCCGGTGGGAGTCGATAAAGATCGCCTCCTCACTACGCAATCGGTGCCACGTAATGCCACATTGATGGCTGCAATGCGAGCGTTGGGGCTAGTGGAGGAATCATCGCGAGGATTCGATCGTGTCTGGGCATCAATGATTCGTACTGGGCGTGATGTTCCAGAGGTCGACGTGACGGATGTTTCAGTAGAAGTGATAATTCCATCAGGAACACCTGATACCGATTTTGTTGCTGCACTGCTTCGCTTTGATGAAGAATTCGGCGAAATGATGAACAGTGTCAATGTGCTCATTGTGCTGTGGCATTTGTGGGAAGCACCAATTATCACCGAAAAGCAAGTCATGGAGAAAACGCAAACAGCAAAAACTGAAGCTAAAGAACTGATGGCAGCTTTATGCGAGTACGGACTGACGCAACAAATCCGCGATGCACGCGAGTGGGTACTCAGTGAAAAAAGCCGAAGGATAATGGGGAAGACGGAAGGAAAAACCCTAGCAAGCGTCTCTATTGGAGAATGGCTTCTTTCCCAGCTCAGCGATGGAGCTTCAATAAGTGCTGCCGAGGCAGCAGAAGAAATCGGTGTTGATCGGAAAGAGATCACAGAACACCTGCGTTATTTGCGCACCCTTGGTCGAGCACGCATTGATCCCCATGGCCCGCAAAGGGGTTCGGCAACGCGATGGATTGCGGGAAGCTAA